The Radiobacillus deserti genomic interval CTAGGTCCTGATCCAATTACAATATCGAGACAAAAATCTTCCATAGCTGGGTAGAGAACTTCCTCCACAGAACGAGGGAGTCGATGAATCTCATCAATAAACAGAACATCTCCTGCCTCTAAAGACGATAGGATAGCAGCGAGGTCACCGGCACGTTCGATAGCTGGACCTGATGTTGTTCGAAATTGCACTCCCATCTCATTTGCGATAATAGACGCTAACGTTGTCTTCCCCAAACCTGGTGGACCGTACAGTAGAACATGATCAAGTGGTTCATTTCTCATTTGGGCTGCCTCGATAAAAATGGCCAAATTTTCTTTTACTTTGTGTTGTCCAATATATTGTTGTAAAGATGTTGGACGGAGACTTTGCTCTATTCCTTCATCATCATGCAGTAGTTCCCCTGATATCATACGATCATCCATGCTTCCACCTCATCGTTTATTTCTCCATCATTAAAGCAAGCCCTTTACGAACTAGGTCATCTATACTGGCTAGCTTGCTTTCCTTTAATTTTGGCGTAATCAAGCGAATTTCACGATCTGAATAGCCAAGTGAGCGAAGAGCAGCTAATGCCTCCTCCATTGTCTCTTGTTCAACTGAAGGTGCTGTATTGCTTTCTATATCTATCCCTTCTATTTGAATTCCAATATCAACAGATAGCTTTCCTTTTAAATCTAAAATCATTTGTCGAGCCGTTTTCTTTCCTACACCCGGAAAGCTCGTAAGAAATTTTTCATCTTCACGCTCAATAGCTGCAACAAAATCC includes:
- the ruvA gene encoding Holliday junction branch migration protein RuvA, with the translated sequence MIAYIRGTLDSIQDDAIYVESHGVGYEIFCTNPFVFQEQIGEPVKVFTYHYVREDTQLLYGFRKTEEKFLFKKLLNVSGIGPKGALAILGNAGVQDFVAAIEREDEKFLTSFPGVGKKTARQMILDLKGKLSVDIGIQIEGIDIESNTAPSVEQETMEEALAALRSLGYSDREIRLITPKLKESKLASIDDLVRKGLALMMEK